One Setaria viridis chromosome 7, Setaria_viridis_v4.0, whole genome shotgun sequence genomic region harbors:
- the LOC117862748 gene encoding uncharacterized protein isoform X3: MVEEMVYKTPELKDRLHFPRGRHNLHHVVPIRSSFHRGRHMKIACRKQSTDYAQFYLRMKKRLPSSTQAASPDCSAGSARIRGELQMALLEKALQAGGRSVLEGQIPEYSSNEGFPLMKMLSRPPFLVNFVGSPVHQPEHSSKDTSQSPAAVASQETN; encoded by the exons ATGGTCGAGGAGATGGTCTACAAGACACCTGAGCTCAAGGACAGGCTGCATTTCCCGCGTGGCCGGCACAACCTGCACCATGTAGTGCCCATTCGGTCTAG CTTTCATCGGGGGCGTcatatgaagattgcatgccgCAAACAGTCAACCGATTACGCCCAATTCTATCTTCGGATGAAGAAGAG GTTGCCTTCTTCGACTCAAGCGGCGAGTCCTGATTGTTCAG CAGGTTCAGCAAGGATAAGGGGTGAACTGCAGATGGCACTACTTG AGAAAGCTTTGCAAGCTGGTGGGCGATCCGTGCTCGAGGGCCAAATCCCTGAATATTCATCCAATGAAG GTTTCCCACTCATGAAGATGCTATCTAGACCCCCATTCTTGGTCAACTTCGTGGGCAGCCCAGTACATCAACCTGAACATTCATCAAAAG ATACCTCTCAAAGTCCTGCGGCCGTGGCCTCTCAAGAAACTAATTAA
- the LOC117862748 gene encoding uncharacterized protein isoform X1 has protein sequence MVEEMVYKTPELKDRLHFPRGRHNLHHVVPIRSSFHRGRHMKIACRKQSTDYAQFYLRMKKRLPSSTQAASPDCSAFSAAGSARIRGELQMALLEKALQAGGRSVLEGQIPEYSSNEGFPLMKMLSRPPFLVNFVGSPVHQPEHSSKDTSQSPAAVASQETN, from the exons ATGGTCGAGGAGATGGTCTACAAGACACCTGAGCTCAAGGACAGGCTGCATTTCCCGCGTGGCCGGCACAACCTGCACCATGTAGTGCCCATTCGGTCTAG CTTTCATCGGGGGCGTcatatgaagattgcatgccgCAAACAGTCAACCGATTACGCCCAATTCTATCTTCGGATGAAGAAGAG GTTGCCTTCTTCGACTCAAGCGGCGAGTCCTGATTGTTCAG CTTTTTCAGCAGCAGGTTCAGCAAGGATAAGGGGTGAACTGCAGATGGCACTACTTG AGAAAGCTTTGCAAGCTGGTGGGCGATCCGTGCTCGAGGGCCAAATCCCTGAATATTCATCCAATGAAG GTTTCCCACTCATGAAGATGCTATCTAGACCCCCATTCTTGGTCAACTTCGTGGGCAGCCCAGTACATCAACCTGAACATTCATCAAAAG ATACCTCTCAAAGTCCTGCGGCCGTGGCCTCTCAAGAAACTAATTAA
- the LOC117862748 gene encoding uncharacterized protein isoform X2 codes for MVEEMVYKTPELKDRLHFPRGRHNLHHVVPIRSSFHRGRHMKIACRKQSTDYAQFYLRMKKRLPSSTQAASPDCSAAGSARIRGELQMALLEKALQAGGRSVLEGQIPEYSSNEGFPLMKMLSRPPFLVNFVGSPVHQPEHSSKDTSQSPAAVASQETN; via the exons ATGGTCGAGGAGATGGTCTACAAGACACCTGAGCTCAAGGACAGGCTGCATTTCCCGCGTGGCCGGCACAACCTGCACCATGTAGTGCCCATTCGGTCTAG CTTTCATCGGGGGCGTcatatgaagattgcatgccgCAAACAGTCAACCGATTACGCCCAATTCTATCTTCGGATGAAGAAGAG GTTGCCTTCTTCGACTCAAGCGGCGAGTCCTGATTGTTCAG CAGCAGGTTCAGCAAGGATAAGGGGTGAACTGCAGATGGCACTACTTG AGAAAGCTTTGCAAGCTGGTGGGCGATCCGTGCTCGAGGGCCAAATCCCTGAATATTCATCCAATGAAG GTTTCCCACTCATGAAGATGCTATCTAGACCCCCATTCTTGGTCAACTTCGTGGGCAGCCCAGTACATCAACCTGAACATTCATCAAAAG ATACCTCTCAAAGTCCTGCGGCCGTGGCCTCTCAAGAAACTAATTAA
- the LOC117862551 gene encoding WRKY transcription factor WRKY51, translating to MAVDLMGCYAPRRTNDQLAIQEAAAAGLRSLELLVSSLSSQAAAPQKAAQQLQHQQQPFGEIADQAVSKFRKVISILDRTGHARFRRGPVESPAPVASAPVVAAPAAPPAPLPHVAPVSVAQPAPAPQPQSLTLDFTKPNLTMSAATSVTSTSFFSSVTAGEGSVSKGRSLMSAGKPPLSGHKRKPCAGAHSEATANGGSRCHCSKRRKNRVKRTIRVPAISSKIADIPPDEYSWRKYGQKPIKGSPYPRGYYKCSTVRGCPARKHVERATDDPAMLVVTYEGEHRHTPGAAGPSPLATASPVAAAVAASVSAGNGHA from the exons ATGGCCGTGGACCTCATGGGCTGCTACGCCCCGCGCCGCACCAACGACCAGCTCGCCatccaggaggcggcggcggccggcctccGCAGCCTGGAGCTCCTGGTCTCGTCCCTGTCCTCCCAGGCCGCCGCGCCGCAAAAGGCAGCTCAGCAGCttcagcatcagcagcagccgTTCGGCGAGATCGCCGACCAGGCCGTCTCCAAGTTCCGCAAGGTGATCTCCATCCTCGACCGCACCGGCCACGCCCGCTTCCGCCGCGGGCCCGTCGAGTCGCCGGCCCCGGTGGCCTCGGCGCCGGTGGTCGCCGCTCCTGCGGCTCCCCCGGCACCCTTGCCGCACGTGGCGCCCGTCAGCGTGGcgcagccggcgccggccccgcaGCCGCAGAGCCTGACGCTGGACTTCACGAAGCCGAACCTGACCATGTCGGCCGCGACGTCCGTGACCTCGACGTCGTTCTTCTCCTCGGTGAccgccggcgaggggagcgTCTCCAAGGGCCGGAGCCTGATGTCCGCCGGGAAGCCGCCGCTGTCCGGGCACAAGCGGAAGCCCTGCGCCGGCGCGCACTCCGAGGCCACCGCCAACGGCGGCAGCCGCTGCCACTGCTCCAAGAGAAG gaaaaaCCGTGTGAAGAGGACCATCAGAGTGCCGGCGATCAGCTCCAAGATCGCCGACATCCCGCCGGATGAGTACTCCTGGAGGAAGTACGGCCAGAAACCCATCAAGGGCTCCCCTTACCCACG GGGCTACTACAAGTGCAGCACCGTCCGCGGCTGCCCGGCGAGGAAGCACGTGGAGCGCGCGACCGACGACCCCGCGATGCTGGTGGTGACGTACGAGGGCGAGCACCGCCACACACCGGGAGCGGCGGGGCCGAGCCCCCTGGCAACCGCGTcgccggtggccgccgccgtagccgctAGCGTCTCCGCCGGCAACGGCCATGCCTAA